One Zingiber officinale cultivar Zhangliang chromosome 10B, Zo_v1.1, whole genome shotgun sequence genomic window, cttaacatttttactccaagttcattcttcaaagttaaacctgCATtggaaacttaacatttttactccaagttcaacccttgtgttcttctgaagttaaaccatattacagaagttgattaaatatttatttcaaggatcagcttccaggtcgtaggcgaggcactaggccttcttggttatgggagcgtccaccacttcctagacaaagtctttcaaagaaattgaatatttaaaattctcacagtaaccttaggtttaactacagagacctcaatcaaagcacaagatcgaaacacaaaatcgaagcacaaaaacaaaaacacaaaatcgttagcctcttgtgttggtatttcaggatccatacaaagaaaacaaaactagttgtgctgtggaataaataactaattatacctttctttgtagacaaagacctcttgatcttttgctgtattcctcttctcttcttgaatgtcgtgtgggcgacgatctaccaagacaaaaaaacatctgaaccctttttgtttccaagacgcctaccaccaaaagacgCAAAGAAAAGAAcgcctctttcttcttcttctcctccaaaccgcgcttcatctcttcgttttcttttcctccaagctctggCCACTAAGAGAAGATGGGGTGTTGGCCCtagagagaagaaaagggaagaagaaaagaagtggggcgccgaccctagaggaaagaaaaggacgaATAAAAGGATGGGACGCCGACCTTAACGGAAAGGAGAGGTtttttagttgtggagaacaacttatcaattcttaatgcgagactttatagaggctacaacaggggccgagaggaggaattgattttggcctcctgatggacttgagcttcctgtgtttgacccgaacacccaactcaagttcattaataataactcataccactaaagagttattattgaactaccgcaccaatcccataatacaatatgggctccttcttatcatgagtgcgttagtctccctatgtttaagatatcgtatgtccgttaattaaatgagttactgacaactcacttaattatcatcttgctccaagagtagtaccactcaaccttattatcatgtcagactaattccacctgtagggtttacatgataatccttatgagttccttaaagggacatcatcaacctagattactaggacacaatttccttttataatcaacaacacaccatataaataatattatttcctaatttatcgggcctattgatttaactgaataaatatcaccctttgataaattaaaaaataaatactaagtatatgtgtttgttattatatcgagattaagagtacgcacatccataataacagaggttttgttcttttatgcagtcattataaaaagaacaacctcgaatggtcctactcaatacacacatagtgtactagtgtaattttatagtcaagataaactaatactaaattattcCATTGGTTTGccccaattcatcttggttgtgagctactatttataatttataaggaactgataatattatcttctatgtgacaccacacactatgttatctataatataaattaaatggacaactgtatttaacaaaatgcaaacatttgaccaatgtgattctcatttcaaaaaaatattcatacaaaagctaggcttttaatatacatcctaacaatctcccacttatgctaaaagactatgctgcaatatatgctgccatacatctgattcccatcccctcaacatgcccattaaaagatctcgctggaagggccttagtgaaaggatccaggttatctactgatacaatcttggcgacaacaacttctcctcgttatacgatgtctcgtattaggtggtacttgcacccaatgtgtttacttaccttatgggctcgtggttccttcgagtttgctattgcaccactattatcacaataaattgtgataattttgggcaaataaggaatcacatttaagtccatcaagaagtttctgtgccatactgcttctttggatgcctcagaggctgccacatactcggcttccatggtggagtctgaaatgtatttctgcttaacactcctccatgctatgactccacctttaaaaataaacatataccccgaggttgacttactactgaccctatctgattggaaatctgaatctgtgtaacctatataatctctagtacttctcaggtactttaatatatgctttatgatagTCCAATGttcctgtcctggattactttgatatttactaaccatgcccacggtaaaacagatatccggtctcgtacatagcattgcatacattaggcttcctacaaccgaagcataaggaactgccttcatctcctctatctcctttaatgttttaggacacatttcttgccaaaaaggtagaaaacctttctttgagttttgcatgctaaaacgagctaggatagtatcgatgtatgaagcttgggataagcacaacattcttttcttgcgatcccttatttctttgatcccaagaatatgtccatattctcccaagtccttcatatcaaactgcttggacaaccatacccttacatctgacaacactttgacattgttgccaataagTAAAATGtaatctatgtatagtacaagaaataccaccacatttctgtcatttttcttgtatatacaagactcatccggacactgaatgaatccataagactggatcacttcatcaaactggatgttccaagatttcGAAGCTTGCTTCTGTtaataaatggaccgattgagcttacaaacaagatgctctttgccctttgcaatgaacccctctggttgcttcatatggatgttttcttcaagacttccattaaggaaagctgtcttgacatccatttgccaaaccttataatccatatgagaaacaatagataaaagaatccggatagaattaagcatggctaccggtgaaaagatttcctcataatcgattccctctttctagtataccccttcgcaacaagccttgctttaaaggtttccaccttttcGTCtgctcctcttttccttttgtagacccatttacatctaaTGGCTCTTACACCATtgggtggttctataagctcccagacttgattagaatacatggattctatttctataagctcccagactttgccaagatgctgcatctttatcttggagtgcttcatcatatgtccaaagatcatgttcatgttcaccagggatcaagtccaaagactctcccaaaaacatgaatctatcaggttgccaaacaactctcccactacgacgaggcactacctgtaattgtggatcatttgtgacacgcattgtagtttcttgtggtatctcatcttgtaccatcactacaagaaaaaagcctaacaataacggtttttcaccgttgtcgtagcccattttgaactgttgttaaaggtcgtgttgttaaaaggggtgcccaaagacaacatttttacaacggtgaaaaactgttatcttttccttcaaagacaatagtttttcaccgttgtctttgaacgtctacctttaataacagggtcttcaacaatagttttaaactatctacgacaacggtgaaaaaccattgtcttttttagataaaaaataaaaaaaattaatacacaattttccaatattataaatcattcaaaatactaaatttcaaaataaaatttaatatacaattttctaacattcaaaaataatatctataacattttgaagaaatttcataagcaatcaacaaaatgataacactattaaaacaaaggtagaacaatataacacgagattttctacttagatgtctgtgaagaggagggactgcagctcctagtgctccttaatttgttaaagtctctccatttttttagTTTGTCCGCATTCTTCCCAGTACTCTTAAGGGCACCTATTCGagtaaagatatatattacaaattagaaactaaactgtaCACGTGATTCTAATTACAttgcataaatgttacataaccataaaaaccatttgatctagtcatctaacagaagtgtaaaaagcgttatctatgtaacataaatggtaacctcttgaaacaatatggtggctcttaaatttcttattaagcagAATTTTCATTTTATGTCACTGCATATAAAGCTTCTATTATAAACcatgcaaacattatttttctcagtgatcaagcagcattaattctaaaaggtacaatctaatgcaaacgttcccacacactccatatgatgctaaggagtaagtcaaacattaaattctaaaagggaccattaaaggaaagaatgccttaaataaaaatgaatctAGAAAGTATCATTCCATATGCACTAATAGAAATCTTCATTTATAGCCAACTGcaaatacatttcatatttatttaaaattttaataacataataaatctaaaaaatttataatatttcactgaaagattaattaaaatcacACCAGATGATAAGGCCGAGCTATCATTCCTCCAAGTGTATCCTAGAATTTTTGTAATGAGCATGTTGAGACAGAATATGTCATTGAGTACATAAAAGCTCCCTGAGGTGTTGGAATCAGATGAAACATTTACAAAAATAAGCACCATTGATTAATAAGTCATTGATTAATTAGATAATGGAATATACAAATagagattaattaaaataaataaaggtCTAACAATTACCACTATAATTGACTAAAATTAACAATCAAGAGCTAGGTtaaagaatgttttaaaacattcttCAATGTATAAGGAAGCAACTAGAAGTGTTTAACATCTCAGGAATTGAAAATAATGCAAATGCAAACAAATTCATAGATCAAATAAACAAAAACGGGACACTCTTCAACAAATTTCTATAATCAAGTGATATAAACAAACTGTAGAATTTCATGCGTGGGTAAATCTCGAGTCAAATGCCAATTGAAAGATCAATGTAAAACATGGCATAGACAGAGAAAGGAACATAGGAATACAGAGCAGTAGGTAAAAACATGTCTATTGAACTGAAGAAAAGCCATCATATTGTGTATGCTAACAATCACCAAATGGTTACTAATTATATAATTACCTGATGCTTTGTGGCAAGCAAGTGCAGTTCAAAAGCTAGCACCTACATCCAAAAACAAATGCTGAAAACATCAAAATTATTGAATCTATATTTTGCCAAATATAATCTTAGATGAGTGAACTACCATATAGTTTGGGTTTAAATATTTCCAAACATTAGCCGGACTTGACAATCAATTTCACATACAAAAATTACAGAAGAGTTGAACTTACTTTTGTATCGCTCTCCAATGCTGCTTTTGCTGAGCTCATTCCACCTCCATATCTGCAAGTTGATGCAAGAACTAAACAAGTATTCCAAATTATAAACTTTGGAATAAACAAGGGAAAAGGTTATACCCTGGGATTGCCCTTTCGGAAGCTATGTATGTCAAGATATTGAAGCACTGCTTGCCATGTTTAACGGAGACATCCAAAACAAAGTGAAGATGAGATATAAAATCTATGTGCCAACAAGAAAAGGAATTGTTTGATAACTTTATTTTGGGTTTTATTATAACTACTAGCATTGCTTTATTTTGTCCGTAAAGAAGAAGATATAATGATGGATTGATAATGATGTTCTTGTCAAGATCTCAAGTTGAAATATACACACAAATGGAACATGTAATTGTTTTGTTTTCATGGAATCGAAAGAAACCTGGATTCATTATTGGAAGAAAGTGCCGAAGCAGGGAGACAAAAGAGTAACTCGAAGCTGAAATTGTAGCAAGATACCCTCTTCTAGATGTCTCCAAAAGTGGCTTCGTTACCTATTTATGAAAACCATAATTTAGaactaaagtaaaaaaaaacatcatGACTATATGATGGTGTAAGGTAGTACCTCTGGTCCATTGGCAAGAGAATGCACGAGGATGTCAATCCTTCCAAAATCTTTCGCCACAGCCTCTGCCATTTCCTGCACCAAGCAGAAGAAGGCATCAGTAACACAAGAGCGTGTGAAAAATCAAATGAATTATCATTCCAGGCTTTAGTTCTGTTTACACAGTCTCTTGGAGAAAAAATGTTTAATTAGCGTACAGAAAAGGGAATTTAAGTTCTGGTGAAAACAAGGAGTTGGTGTCTACCTTAACAGTCCAATTTGAGGATCCAGCATAGCGTTTGTTTGTCTTGACCTAAAATAAACACCATACAAGCTGCTGATTATGATCATAAATTGGAATAAGTGCTTGGAACCAATTTTATCAAAAGTTTCTTTTACATACATCTTCAGGAACATCATCAGGTGTATCGCAAACGGCATCAAGAGGATATACTTTGACAATATTCATCAGTGAGCCATTTGGCAATATGTAAATACAATCTGAGAAAGATTACTACTGAACatgaaagagaaaaataaataaatccaaCCATGTATGCTCCTGATAATAGAGGAAGGCATACTTCCGTGACTTATCAAATTTGTCACACCTTAAGCTTGTCTCAAATATGTTCAGTGCCTATTGATGAATGATCCAACAGAAGGCTTATATTCCAGTGTTTATCTAATTATATAATGACAAAATAAACATGACTTCGGAAGCACCTACAGGCACCCATGTACCAACAAGTATTTCTTCCCCAGCAGCGACAAGAGCCTTTGTGATTGCCCAGCCATAACCATTATCATCAACAACTCCAGCAATAAATGCCCTTTTACCTAAATAAGAACACATTATCATCAGTATTCCTAGCAACCAAAATGTCATAAAATTTAGGAATCAAACACATAATCTAAATTGCAAACATCACAAGCGTCATGAATAATTACCAACAACAAACACAACTAATTAACTTCTCTACTATATTCACAATCAACAAAATCAACCAATTTATGATTAAAATTCCTATAGTTATTCAACCAAAATAGATCAAATTAATTAGGAAAAAAGAAAAGGGCGAGAGTTTCAAAAGCATGTAGTGATGTCGCTGCCTCACGACAGGACACTGCCCGACAAGGAATTAACCCCTTCGTGTGCAATCGTTTGTGAACTGACTGCCTGGCGAGGCATGGCCCCCTCGTGTGCCTCCATTTACAAACTAGCTGTAAGTGACTAGCAGCCTGGCGAGGTTGTGGCCCTCTTGAGTGAGGCCACAGGCGAAGCGATCGCTC contains:
- the LOC122029147 gene encoding enoyl-[acyl-carrier-protein] reductase [NADH] 1, chloroplastic-like; this translates as MAGKRAFIAGVVDDNGYGWAITKALVAAGEEILVGTWVPALNIFETSLRCDKFDKSRKLPNGSLMNIVKVYPLDAVCDTPDDVPEDVKTNKRYAGSSNWTVKEMAEAVAKDFGRIDILVHSLANGPEVTKPLLETSRRGYLATISASSYSFVSLLRHFLPIMNGKQCFNILTYIASERAIPGYGGGMSSAKAALESDTKVLAFELHLLATKHQMFHLIPTPQGAFMYSMTYSVSTCSLQKF